The Deltaproteobacteria bacterium region AAATCTTATATTTAAAAGCATAAAAAAGATCTCTCACTACGTTCGAGATGACACCCATGTTTCGCCAGTATTTATTGAGAACTTACGTTTTATGTATTTCGCAACTTAAGCAAAATCTCAACTATCTCTGCAAATCCTTCACCGCCATTTTTACTGGCGACATAGCGTGGCAAATAGTTCATACTGTCACTAAATTTATCAATATTGGCCACTGCGCAAGCATAGGGAAAATAGGCAAACATCGGTTCATCATTGGGTGAGTCTCCGCAAAATACCCACTCTTCAGGATTAAGGCTAAAGCCTAAAATTTCGCTAATAAATCTATGCGTCATTGATAACTTATCATAATCGCCAAACCAACCATTTACATGAATTGAGCTAATTTTCGCACGCGCTCCGTGACTTAAAAAAATATCGCGAATTTGCTGTGCTGCTTTTTGATCAAGAATTGGTGGCTCTTCTGCATAATCAATTGAAAAATCTACTAAACGGTAGGCTTGATCTGGAGATATTCTGGTATTAGGCACAGTTGCTAATATTTCTTGTGCAATTTCTTCAAGACGTTTTTGACCACTGTGATCAACATTAGGATGAAACTCACAGCAAAGTTTGCCTGCTTCTTCATAAAAAGCAAACGCGCCATCTTCACCCACTACCCCAGAAACCGGCCATTGCCGTACAATTAAATCACACCAACCTGCTGGTCGCCCGGTAACTGGAACTACAACCAAGCCAGCCTTTCTAAGATCCCATAATGCCTGATATGCACTAGCAGATAATTTGCCTTTCAATGTTAAGGTATCATCAATATCACACAATACCCCCTTTAGATTATGAGCAATTGCTGATGGAAATGAAGCTATTGATTGCATTGCCGTATCTTTCTTTTGTGCAAACTTTACTTCACCCAATACGATTGCTATGACGGCGCACTAATGGCTGCCGTAAAATCAAGACAGAGTTTATGAGGCTTACGTATGATTTCTCATAATGCCTCACAAAATTAGTCGGTTAGCTACTCCCTACTAAATGAGGGAGTGACGCATGCTAAATATCTTGCGGCATCTGCCTTAATGGAGTTTTTATTATGCGCAATTTGTTAATATCTTTACTCATCTGTGCCGTCATCGTGGCGATACTCAGCCTTACCGGCATATTAAATACTTATGAAGCTATTGTGCCAGGTATTATAGCTTTAATCGCAAGCTATTTTGTATTAATGCGCCGTACCTTAAAACGGGTTGAAGCTATTTTTTCACAAGCAAGTAAATCTCTATCAAGTTCTCCCCCTAAATTAGATCTTGCTATTTCAACTATTGAAAAAGCTTATACTTTTTGTGTATGGCAGTTTGGTGTCCGTAGTCAGGTCGATACTCAGATCGGGGTGATTTATTTTTTACAGCAAGATTTTAAAAAATCTCTTCCTTATCTTGAGCGTTCATTGGGTTTTGGTTACTGGCTAGGCGGTGCCATGTTAGGCGTTATTTATTACAAAAAGAAAGATCACGCCTCTATGCGTAAAACTTTTGATATTATTATCAAGCGCGCCAAAAAACAAAGTTTAGCTTGGAACCTATATGCTTATTTATTAACCCAGATTAATGACCGCCCAGCAGCACAGGCTTTATTAGCAATTGGTGTTAAAAAAACTAAAAATGACCCTAAAGTAGCTGAAGCCCTACTTGCTGTGCAAAACAACAAAAAAATCAATATGCGTTCATATAAAGAGCAATGGTATCAGTTTCATCTTGAACGGCCACCACCACAACAAGCTTTTATTCCCGGAGGACGTGTATCACGTATTGAACGCCGTGGTCGTTGGTAAAGATTATGTCGTTGGTAAAAACTATATTGATTACTTATGCTCTTGCATTTTTAAGCTCGCTAATTATAGTATGACCTTGAATATTAAGTTGGCCTAATCATCGTTGGTAGAGGCATGGTTTCCCTCCCCCCCCAACCTTTGCCTAACGGTGGTTAGGCCTTTTTTTACGCAAATATCTTGGGTATTAAGCAATTCAGTGTGTAAAATCTTAAAGATATGCATGCTGTCGCGTTAGCAATAATTTTTTCGACTTTACCGACTCAAACGGTCGCCAACGATACTCCTGCAAGTATGGCCGCACAAATAGACGAATTGCTCAATACCGAAGTCCTCTCTGGAGCGAAAGTTGGGGTCTATATAAAACGCCTAAATGATGGTCGTGAGTTATATACCCGTAATGCCGATACTTTTTTCATTCCAGCATCGAACATCAAACTTATTACTTCTGCGGCAGCGCTCCATTATTTCGGACCAAGCTATCGTTTTCTTACTGAGGTTTATTTTCTACCCAATGGAGAATCAAAACAAAGTGGCGATATAATTATCAAAGGTAACGGTGATCCTCTATTTACCTATGAGCGTGCTTGGTATCTCGCTTCGCGTATTTACTATGCTGGAATACGCACCATCGGAAATATTATTGTGGATGACAGTTTTTTCCCAGGACCGCATATGGCTAATGGTTGGAAAGAAGACCATTCAGATTATGCTTATATGGCTCCAAATGGTGCTGTTTCAGTAGGCTTCAATACTGTTTTGATCCATGTACAACCAAACTCTATTCCCGGTGCCTTAGCACGTGTCATTGTTGAGCCCACATCTAACTATGTCACTTTAGACAATGCAGCCACTACCGTTAGTCGCCGTCGAACTCGACTAAGTATTGATGTTGTTGAACAGGGCAAACGCAGCCGCGTAAGAGTATCTGGGCGTATTAATATGCGAGATTCAGGACGTGCGTATTATCGACGCATTACCAATCCACCGATTTACGCTGGTGAAGCAATAAAAGCTATGCTGCAACAATTTGGTATTAAAGTGTATAAATCTGTAAGTGTTGGGCTTACTCCCCCTGATGCGACACGTTTAACAAGCGTTGGTTCACCAACCTTAACAGAAATTATTTATAAGCTGAATAAACATTCAAATAACTTCATGGCCGAACAGCTTGCTTTAGCTTTAGGAGCCGCTCGTTTTGGAGCGCCTGGATCTTGGAGTAAATCTCAATCAGCATTTGATGATTTTCTAATCAATGAAGTGGGTCTGCAATCTGGCAGCTATCGCATAAGTAACGCGAGCGGTTTGCATAGTGTAAACAGCATGACACCAAGACAAATTGCTGCTGTTCTTGAATTTATGTACCATAATTCTCAAATAGCTCCTGAGTTTATTTCTTCTTTAGCAGTGGCTGGTGCCTCAGGCACTTTAAGTGAACGCATGCGTACTACCGAAGCGTCGAGATTATTACGTGCAAAAACAGGAACATTATCAATTTCTAGTGCATTGTCAGG contains the following coding sequences:
- the dacB gene encoding D-alanyl-D-alanine carboxypeptidase/D-alanyl-D-alanine-endopeptidase, whose product is MHAVALAIIFSTLPTQTVANDTPASMAAQIDELLNTEVLSGAKVGVYIKRLNDGRELYTRNADTFFIPASNIKLITSAAALHYFGPSYRFLTEVYFLPNGESKQSGDIIIKGNGDPLFTYERAWYLASRIYYAGIRTIGNIIVDDSFFPGPHMANGWKEDHSDYAYMAPNGAVSVGFNTVLIHVQPNSIPGALARVIVEPTSNYVTLDNAATTVSRRRTRLSIDVVEQGKRSRVRVSGRINMRDSGRAYYRRITNPPIYAGEAIKAMLQQFGIKVYKSVSVGLTPPDATRLTSVGSPTLTEIIYKLNKHSNNFMAEQLALALGAARFGAPGSWSKSQSAFDDFLINEVGLQSGSYRISNASGLHSVNSMTPRQIAAVLEFMYHNSQIAPEFISSLAVAGASGTLSERMRTTEASRLLRAKTGTLSISSALSGYVPTRNGDTLVFSLLVNDYQSPVSEVWQVQNKIGALMARMRFLNTPESMAEATSTEVREVAIP
- a CDS encoding HAD family phosphatase produces the protein MQSIASFPSAIAHNLKGVLCDIDDTLTLKGKLSASAYQALWDLRKAGLVVVPVTGRPAGWCDLIVRQWPVSGVVGEDGAFAFYEEAGKLCCEFHPNVDHSGQKRLEEIAQEILATVPNTRISPDQAYRLVDFSIDYAEEPPILDQKAAQQIRDIFLSHGARAKISSIHVNGWFGDYDKLSMTHRFISEILGFSLNPEEWVFCGDSPNDEPMFAYFPYACAVANIDKFSDSMNYLPRYVASKNGGEGFAEIVEILLKLRNT